One segment of Thermoanaerobacter kivui DNA contains the following:
- the spo0A gene encoding sporulation transcription factor Spo0A has translation MFKKIKVGIADDNKEFTTILAEYLSAQENIEVVGTASDGNQALELIKNHSPDLLILDIIMPYLDGIGVLEKINEEQLKKPKILILSAVGQEKITQRAIALGADYYILKPFDLEMLSKRISELMEPELDVVSKTVLPVIKSKKNYDLEAMITEIIHDVGVPAHIKGYMYLRDAISLVISNMEYLNSVTKMLYPKIAEKYNTTPSRVERAIRHAIEVAWSRGKTEVLNDLFGYTINDEKGKPTNSEFIALIADKLRLGMKAG, from the coding sequence TTGTTTAAGAAAATTAAAGTAGGAATAGCGGATGATAACAAAGAATTTACTACTATTTTAGCAGAGTACCTTTCCGCTCAGGAGAATATTGAAGTGGTGGGTACTGCAAGCGATGGCAATCAAGCTTTGGAATTAATTAAAAATCACTCGCCAGATTTGTTGATTTTAGATATTATAATGCCATATTTAGATGGTATAGGAGTTTTGGAAAAGATAAATGAAGAGCAACTAAAAAAGCCCAAAATATTGATTTTATCAGCTGTAGGACAGGAAAAAATAACACAAAGGGCGATTGCATTAGGAGCAGATTACTACATTTTAAAACCCTTTGATTTAGAAATGCTCTCTAAAAGAATATCAGAACTGATGGAACCAGAGTTAGACGTCGTTTCAAAGACTGTATTACCAGTCATCAAGTCAAAGAAGAACTATGACCTTGAAGCGATGATAACAGAAATAATTCACGATGTAGGTGTTCCTGCTCACATAAAAGGATATATGTATCTAAGAGATGCGATATCTCTTGTAATAAGCAATATGGAGTATTTAAACTCTGTCACTAAAATGTTGTATCCAAAAATTGCCGAGAAATACAATACTACTCCAAGTAGAGTAGAAAGAGCGATAAGACATGCGATAGAAGTAGCTTGGAGTAGAGGAAAGACAGAGGTTTTAAATGACTTGTTTGGATACACCATTAACGATGAAAAAGGTAAACCGACAAATTCAGAGTTCATTGCGTTGATTGCCGATAAATTGAGGTTGGGAATGAAAGCCGGGTAA
- the steA gene encoding putative cytokinetic ring protein SteA codes for MQITGIIKIDKRTKNLVKRINPGEIAVIHHRDIDEVAAESLVEKKVLAVINADKSISGRYPNTGPSILCDAGIPIIDDVGEDIFELLKENDKITIIDNEIYKDGVFIKKGKLLTRDVINYKLKESRENISIELDKFIENTLEYAKKEKYFILGNVELPNVKTPFKNRHALVVVRGKDYKEDLFTIKQYIDDVKPVLIGVDGGADALLEFGLIPDIVIGDMDSVSDEALKKTKEIVVHAYPDGRAPGLERIKTLGLKASIFKAPGTSEDIAMLLAFEKGADLIVAVGTHSSMIDFLEKGRKGMSSTFLVRLKVGEKLIDAKGVNKLYRETFKISYIFSIILAALIPLGVIAYFSPPMQQLLKLLQLRIRLLIGF; via the coding sequence ATGCAAATAACAGGAATAATAAAAATTGATAAGAGAACAAAAAACTTAGTAAAACGAATAAACCCTGGAGAAATAGCTGTGATACATCACAGAGATATAGATGAAGTAGCTGCTGAATCTTTGGTTGAAAAAAAGGTTTTAGCTGTCATAAATGCTGATAAATCCATAAGTGGCAGATATCCCAACACGGGACCTTCTATTTTGTGTGATGCAGGAATCCCAATTATCGATGATGTAGGAGAAGATATTTTTGAGTTGCTCAAAGAAAACGACAAAATAACCATAATAGACAACGAAATATACAAAGATGGGGTATTTATAAAGAAAGGCAAACTTCTCACTAGAGATGTAATAAACTACAAGTTAAAAGAAAGTCGTGAAAATATAAGCATAGAATTAGATAAATTCATAGAGAACACATTAGAATATGCTAAAAAAGAAAAATATTTTATTTTAGGGAACGTAGAGTTGCCAAATGTCAAAACGCCATTTAAAAATAGACATGCTCTTGTAGTAGTGAGAGGGAAAGACTACAAAGAAGATTTATTTACAATAAAACAGTATATAGACGATGTAAAGCCAGTTTTAATAGGTGTAGATGGTGGAGCAGATGCTCTTTTAGAGTTTGGACTTATTCCTGACATAGTTATTGGAGATATGGACAGTGTCAGTGATGAGGCTTTAAAAAAGACAAAGGAGATTGTTGTTCATGCATACCCTGATGGAAGAGCACCGGGTTTAGAGAGAATAAAAACTTTAGGACTTAAAGCTTCAATTTTTAAAGCTCCTGGTACCAGTGAAGACATAGCTATGCTTTTAGCTTTTGAAAAAGGTGCTGACCTCATTGTTGCCGTTGGAACTCATTCCAGCATGATTGACTTTCTGGAAAAAGGGCGCAAAGGTATGTCCAGCACTTTTTTAGTGCGCTTAAAAGTGGGAGAAAAATTAATCGATGCCAAAGGAGTAAACAAGCTGTATAGAGAGACCTTTAAGATATCATATATATTTAGCATTATATTAGCTGCTCTAATACCTCTGGGAGTGATAGCTTATTTTTCTCCTCCTATGCAGCAGCTTCTTAAGTTATTGCAACTGAGGATTCGTCTTTTAATAGGCTTTTAA
- a CDS encoding copper transporter — protein sequence MNINIKYYVLTIASIFIALGIGIFIGFMLDGQKIFSEQQTAIINELEQKFKDLQAENANLKNTVQELNQQIGYYNQYHQIIFPELVANKLNGVKVSIIETTNEFIYSGMRNALLKAGVTIESITVIKEGFDKVNELETQNLVNFLSSKYGVTVDAKHLNEFVAAKLAHAIVTGQDTDLINYLKENGYIDFTGIAGNTDFVIIAGGSNNKDNNVSSIDIPIIKQVKVLNVPIIGVEQTDAKYSYIDAYKKQHISTIDNVDNIIGQTSLIMVMEGKEGNYGIKQSAINLMPDSFVSHTNSMTKK from the coding sequence ATGAATATAAATATTAAATACTACGTTTTGACAATAGCTTCTATTTTTATTGCTTTAGGAATTGGAATATTTATTGGCTTCATGTTAGATGGGCAGAAAATTTTTTCTGAACAGCAAACAGCTATTATAAACGAATTGGAGCAAAAGTTTAAAGATTTGCAAGCAGAAAATGCTAATTTGAAAAATACTGTGCAAGAATTGAATCAACAAATAGGATATTATAATCAATATCATCAAATTATTTTTCCTGAATTGGTAGCTAATAAGTTAAACGGCGTTAAAGTTTCAATCATTGAAACCACAAACGAATTCATATATTCAGGGATGAGAAATGCGCTTTTGAAAGCAGGCGTTACAATTGAGTCTATTACTGTCATAAAAGAAGGGTTTGACAAGGTAAATGAGTTAGAAACTCAAAATTTAGTCAATTTTCTTTCTTCAAAATACGGTGTTACAGTGGATGCAAAACATTTAAATGAATTTGTAGCAGCTAAATTAGCTCATGCAATTGTAACAGGGCAAGATACCGACTTAATAAATTATCTCAAAGAAAATGGGTATATAGATTTTACAGGAATTGCAGGAAATACAGATTTTGTAATTATAGCAGGAGGCAGTAACAATAAAGACAATAATGTGAGTTCTATTGATATACCAATTATAAAACAGGTTAAGGTGCTTAATGTGCCTATTATAGGAGTAGAGCAGACTGATGCCAAATACTCATATATCGATGCTTATAAAAAACAACATATATCTACAATAGACAATGTAGATAATATAATAGGGCAAACTTCTCTTATAATGGTGATGGAAGGGAAGGAAGGCAATTACGGAATTAAACAAAGTGCAATAAATTTAATGCCAGATTCTTTTGTTAGTCATACAAATTCTATGACTAAAAAGTGA
- a CDS encoding glycosyltransferase family 2 protein, whose amino-acid sequence MTKKVSILIPAYNEEKRILDTIKGLEGIEEIDEIIVVNDGSTDNTVEKAKKAGAKIVNMKRNVGKGTALKEGLKYVKNDIVVFLDADVGLSSREVKKLILPVIQDEADVTIAKFPKTNVKTGFGFVRTLAKKGVKYFTGYEIESSLSGQRAFKKKVLDDLKTFYKGYGIEVGMTIDILKKGYRIKEIEVEMTHSVTGRDLKGFIHRGKQFWDILKVLLYKLIKNSR is encoded by the coding sequence ATGACTAAAAAAGTTAGTATTTTAATACCTGCATATAATGAAGAAAAGAGAATATTAGATACTATTAAGGGTTTAGAAGGCATAGAAGAGATCGATGAAATTATTGTGGTAAACGACGGTTCAACGGATAATACTGTAGAAAAAGCTAAAAAAGCAGGTGCAAAGATAGTCAACATGAAGAGAAATGTAGGAAAAGGGACAGCATTAAAAGAAGGATTAAAGTATGTAAAAAACGATATTGTCGTCTTTTTAGATGCAGATGTGGGCCTTTCCTCCCGGGAAGTAAAGAAATTGATACTTCCTGTAATACAAGATGAGGCAGATGTTACAATCGCCAAATTTCCCAAGACAAATGTAAAAACAGGTTTTGGATTTGTAAGAACTTTAGCTAAAAAAGGAGTAAAATATTTTACAGGATATGAAATTGAGTCTTCACTTTCTGGTCAAAGAGCTTTTAAAAAAAAAGTTTTGGATGATTTAAAAACTTTTTACAAAGGATATGGAATAGAAGTAGGAATGACGATTGACATATTGAAAAAGGGATACAGGATAAAAGAGATAGAAGTAGAAATGACCCATTCTGTTACTGGAAGAGACTTAAAAGGTTTTATTCACAGGGGAAAACAGTTTTGGGACATATTAAAAGTATTGTTGTATAAATTAATAAAGAATAGCAGGTGA
- a CDS encoding MraY family glycosyltransferase, translating to MFWFLLFIIPLLVSILTKNFLMKIIDKPVCLKENYKKNMIPVCGGIIFAPALFVSVIIFNILGYNIRYQSIILPALTMISFVGFIDDVLGDRNVRGLKGHITMLFRSKPTTGSLKALSGFLIAFFISFNLARNNIMELAFDTLIIALFTNFLNLMDLRPGRCCKAFIAISLFFLGIAKGKLAFLVMLLIILIAYFPDDLQAKVMMGDTGSNVLGMSLGIASVVIFGFYGKVITLILLILIHLLTEKYSLTALIEKNRLLNYIDMLGRKGEK from the coding sequence GTGTTTTGGTTCTTACTCTTTATCATTCCTTTGTTAGTTAGCATTTTGACTAAAAACTTTCTGATGAAAATCATTGATAAACCGGTATGTCTGAAAGAAAATTATAAAAAGAATATGATACCTGTTTGTGGCGGTATCATATTTGCACCTGCTTTATTTGTTTCAGTTATAATTTTTAATATTTTAGGTTATAACATAAGGTACCAATCAATAATTTTACCAGCTTTAACAATGATTTCTTTTGTTGGGTTTATTGATGATGTATTGGGAGATAGAAATGTCAGAGGACTAAAAGGGCATATAACTATGCTTTTTCGAAGTAAACCTACGACAGGAAGTTTAAAAGCCTTATCAGGGTTTTTGATAGCTTTTTTTATAAGTTTTAATCTTGCAAGAAATAATATAATGGAATTAGCATTCGATACATTGATAATAGCTTTATTTACAAATTTTTTAAATCTTATGGACTTGAGGCCTGGAAGGTGTTGTAAGGCTTTTATCGCTATTTCATTATTTTTTTTAGGGATAGCAAAAGGAAAACTCGCTTTTTTAGTTATGTTACTTATTATTTTGATTGCGTATTTCCCTGATGATTTACAGGCAAAAGTTATGATGGGAGATACAGGTTCAAACGTTTTGGGAATGTCTTTAGGGATAGCAAGTGTAGTAATTTTCGGGTTTTATGGAAAAGTCATAACTCTTATTTTGTTAATTTTGATACATCTTTTGACAGAAAAGTATTCTTTGACTGCCTTAATAGAAAAGAATAGGCTTCTAAATTACATTGATATGTTAGGAAGAAAAGGAGAAAAATAA
- a CDS encoding DUF3866 family protein — translation MISIYLGSVTEIISQRKGITVVEVTTGEEKALALNYDDITGKIDVGDTVYLNRTARFLNLGTGGYDFVIANTKYTKLDAIGDGHIMKLRYTPFQINVLVMEEQSSPYHSLFNGFKSLDGLPVIIGELHSMVAPVSLVLKKIKPNLKVTYVMTDSGCLPIKFSNTVNELKRKNIIDATITIGHAFGGDFEAVNIYTALIGAKEVIKSDVVIVAMGPGIVGTGTKYGFSGVEQAHIIDAVNKLKGIPVLIPRLGFNDKRERHRGISHHTITVLELCNTSCILTFPLMDKEKTDIIKNQIASNVIFSNFNIEFIDASITKECIKELGVNITTMGRNYNSEPDFFNACGAAALYTCNKLI, via the coding sequence ATGATTAGTATTTATTTAGGTTCTGTTACTGAGATTATTTCACAAAGAAAAGGAATAACTGTTGTAGAAGTTACTACAGGAGAAGAAAAAGCTTTAGCATTAAATTATGATGATATAACTGGAAAAATAGATGTTGGAGATACGGTTTACCTAAACCGCACTGCTCGCTTCCTTAATTTAGGTACAGGAGGATATGATTTTGTAATTGCAAACACAAAATATACGAAATTAGATGCAATTGGTGATGGTCATATAATGAAATTGAGATATACCCCTTTTCAGATAAATGTTTTGGTTATGGAGGAGCAATCAAGTCCTTACCACTCTCTTTTTAATGGGTTTAAAAGTTTAGATGGATTACCTGTAATAATAGGGGAGCTTCACAGCATGGTGGCTCCGGTTTCTTTGGTGCTAAAAAAAATAAAACCGAATTTAAAGGTAACATATGTAATGACAGACTCTGGATGCTTGCCTATTAAGTTTAGCAATACCGTTAACGAACTTAAGCGAAAAAATATCATTGATGCTACAATAACTATTGGACATGCTTTTGGCGGCGATTTTGAGGCTGTCAACATATATACAGCCTTGATAGGGGCAAAAGAAGTCATAAAAAGTGATGTAGTGATAGTGGCGATGGGACCAGGGATAGTTGGTACAGGGACAAAATATGGATTTTCAGGAGTAGAACAAGCCCATATCATAGACGCTGTAAACAAACTAAAAGGTATCCCTGTATTAATTCCAAGGCTAGGTTTCAACGACAAAAGAGAAAGGCACCGCGGAATTAGTCATCACACAATAACAGTTTTGGAATTGTGCAATACTTCTTGTATTTTGACATTTCCTTTAATGGATAAGGAAAAAACCGATATAATAAAAAATCAAATTGCATCAAATGTGATTTTTTCAAACTTTAACATAGAATTTATTGATGCTTCTATTACAAAAGAGTGTATAAAGGAATTGGGAGTAAATATTACTACAATGGGAAGAAATTACAATAGTGAACCAGACTTTTTTAACGCTTGTGGAGCAGCTGCTCTCTATACTTGTAATAAATTAATTTAA
- a CDS encoding NUDIX hydrolase — MEQKEETLSTRRIFEGKIINLRVEEVKLPDGRTATREIVEHPGGVSIVAVKDNGNILLVKQYRKPAEEALLEIPAGKLEYGEDPEVCAKRELLEETGYEAGYIKHLMTFFTTPGFSNEKMYLYFAKNLVKHTAHPDEDEFLEVYEYTPENLLEMILQNQIKDSKTIIGILYYLKMRNSL, encoded by the coding sequence TTGGAACAAAAAGAAGAAACTTTAAGTACCCGCAGAATTTTTGAAGGAAAGATAATAAACTTGAGAGTAGAGGAGGTAAAACTGCCAGATGGAAGGACAGCTACTAGAGAAATAGTGGAACATCCTGGGGGTGTGTCTATTGTTGCAGTAAAGGACAATGGAAATATTCTGCTGGTAAAACAATATAGAAAGCCAGCAGAAGAGGCTTTGTTAGAGATACCTGCAGGGAAATTAGAGTATGGGGAAGACCCGGAGGTTTGTGCTAAGAGAGAGTTGTTGGAAGAGACAGGATATGAAGCAGGTTATATAAAGCATTTGATGACTTTTTTTACCACGCCAGGTTTTTCAAACGAAAAGATGTATTTGTATTTTGCTAAAAATCTTGTAAAACATACTGCTCACCCAGATGAGGATGAATTTTTAGAAGTATATGAATATACACCTGAGAATTTGTTGGAGATGATTTTGCAAAACCAAATAAAAGATTCTAAAACAATAATTGGAATTCTTTACTATCTTAAAATGAGGAATAGCTTATGA
- a CDS encoding endonuclease Q family protein — MKCHVDLHVHLGRSATGVPIKIAASKNLTVLNILERCMIKGIDVVGIVDGASPPILEELKKYVEEGILSLIDGGGLRYKDKVTLILGSEIEIAKEGRGSPHLICYFKNLEKISKFSHEISKYVKNINLSSQRCSLKSAEVFEIANRFEGIVIPAHVFTPFKSYYGSTTDRLSYVFKDYYQYIHALELGLSADSDMADQIEELADKTFLSNSDAHSLEKIGREFNVFDIEEANFEEILLALKRQGGRKIAKNYGLNPKLGKYHRTFCLDCGYIATEDPPIKKCLRCGSNNVVLGVKDRIMEIRDYETRHPHFRPDYVYQIPLEFVPNIGKKTIEKLLNHFGNELYALHYASYEELEKVIGPLNASNILKARNGEIEISSGGGGIYGKVTIDK; from the coding sequence ATGAAATGTCATGTAGATTTACACGTCCACCTAGGAAGAAGTGCAACAGGTGTTCCTATAAAAATAGCTGCTTCAAAAAATTTAACTGTTTTAAATATTCTCGAAAGGTGTATGATAAAAGGGATAGATGTAGTGGGCATTGTAGATGGGGCTTCTCCCCCAATCTTAGAAGAATTGAAAAAATACGTTGAAGAAGGAATATTGTCTTTGATTGATGGGGGAGGATTGAGGTATAAAGATAAAGTCACTTTGATTTTGGGCAGCGAAATAGAAATAGCGAAAGAAGGAAGAGGTTCTCCCCATTTGATATGCTATTTCAAAAATTTAGAAAAGATTTCTAAGTTTTCTCATGAAATCTCTAAATATGTAAAAAACATAAATTTGAGTTCTCAAAGATGCAGTCTTAAAAGTGCTGAAGTTTTTGAAATCGCCAATAGATTTGAAGGAATTGTAATACCTGCTCACGTTTTTACTCCTTTTAAGAGTTATTATGGAAGTACCACAGATAGATTGAGTTATGTTTTTAAAGATTATTATCAATATATTCATGCGCTAGAATTAGGTCTTAGTGCAGATTCCGATATGGCAGATCAAATTGAGGAATTAGCTGATAAGACTTTTTTGAGCAACTCGGATGCGCATTCATTAGAAAAAATAGGTAGAGAATTTAATGTTTTTGATATTGAGGAAGCTAATTTTGAAGAGATTTTATTAGCATTAAAAAGACAAGGTGGAAGAAAGATCGCAAAAAATTACGGATTAAATCCCAAATTAGGCAAATATCACAGGACTTTCTGTTTAGATTGTGGTTATATTGCTACTGAAGATCCACCTATAAAAAAGTGTTTAAGGTGTGGTAGCAATAATGTAGTTTTGGGAGTAAAGGATAGGATTATGGAAATTAGAGATTATGAGACAAGACACCCTCATTTTAGGCCAGATTACGTGTATCAAATACCTTTGGAATTTGTTCCGAACATTGGGAAGAAAACAATTGAAAAGTTGCTGAATCATTTCGGCAATGAATTATATGCGCTTCATTATGCATCTTATGAAGAGCTGGAAAAAGTAATAGGACCTTTGAATGCATCAAATATCTTAAAAGCGAGGAATGGTGAGATTGAAATTTCTTCCGGAGGGGGAGGAATATACGGCAAAGTGACTATAGATAAATGA
- the spoIIM gene encoding stage II sporulation protein M: MKFLKGKFYLHIRHNSLLYVLVIISLMIGIAAGSFTVNNITEVQKEQIINYISKFYQVAKATNLSSVQIFKQSLLNNFVTVFVLWILGATIIGIPFIFLVIGIRGFMLGFSIGILIGEFKLKGILLVLVGIVPQNVFILLGLLFISVTCINFSIYLLKNRKFSIEELFSQFISYTFMVYAGFIVILVGSLIESYISPYILLLPPFSQ, from the coding sequence TTGAAATTTTTAAAAGGAAAATTTTATTTGCATATTAGGCATAATTCTCTTCTATATGTACTTGTGATAATCTCGTTAATGATAGGGATAGCAGCAGGTTCTTTTACTGTAAACAACATAACTGAGGTGCAAAAAGAGCAAATAATAAATTACATCTCTAAGTTTTATCAAGTGGCAAAAGCCACAAATTTAAGTTCTGTGCAAATCTTCAAGCAGTCTCTGTTAAACAATTTTGTGACGGTTTTTGTGCTTTGGATTTTGGGAGCAACTATTATAGGTATTCCATTTATATTTTTAGTAATAGGTATAAGAGGATTTATGTTGGGATTTTCTATAGGAATTTTAATCGGGGAATTCAAGTTGAAAGGGATATTACTTGTTTTAGTGGGTATTGTACCTCAAAATGTTTTTATATTGTTGGGTTTATTGTTTATATCTGTAACCTGTATTAATTTTTCTATTTACCTTTTAAAAAATCGCAAATTCAGCATTGAAGAATTGTTTTCACAATTTATATCCTACACTTTTATGGTATACGCGGGATTTATAGTGATTTTGGTAGGAAGCTTAATAGAGTCTTATATTTCGCCATATATATTACTTTTACCGCCTTTTTCACAGTAA
- a CDS encoding site-specific tyrosine recombinase, with protein MLNDIVGEFLDFLKKQKRLSKNTLESYSRDINQFFKYLNNSHINYLHVKKSIILNYLYYLKKNGKSQATISRSLSSLKAFYHYLFMKKLIEEDPTYMIDTPKVEKRVPATLTVEQVDMLLSLDFGNDEKGLRDKALIELLYATGLKVSEVISLKLEDVNLSYGYIVTRSGKERVIPIGSHAIAALKDYIEKGRKGNPEEKTLFLNLRGKKLTRQGCWKIIREYTDKINPGFPVTPNTLRQSFAQHMLENGADVRAVQEMLGYQTDFNANLISLMSKSKIKEVYNKFHPRA; from the coding sequence ATGTTAAATGATATCGTTGGGGAGTTTTTAGATTTTTTAAAAAAACAAAAAAGATTGTCCAAGAATACCCTTGAATCTTATAGCAGGGACATAAACCAATTTTTCAAATATCTAAATAATTCTCATATTAATTACCTTCATGTAAAAAAGTCAATAATATTAAATTATCTGTATTATTTAAAGAAAAATGGGAAATCTCAAGCAACTATCTCCAGAAGTCTTTCTTCGCTTAAGGCTTTTTATCATTATCTGTTTATGAAGAAACTGATAGAAGAAGACCCGACGTATATGATAGATACTCCAAAAGTAGAAAAAAGAGTCCCTGCCACATTGACAGTAGAACAAGTAGATATGTTGTTATCTTTAGATTTTGGCAATGATGAAAAGGGACTTAGAGATAAGGCTTTAATTGAATTACTTTATGCGACCGGACTTAAAGTTTCAGAAGTGATCTCTCTTAAGTTGGAGGATGTAAATCTTTCTTATGGTTACATAGTGACTCGTTCAGGTAAAGAAAGAGTAATTCCTATAGGGTCTCATGCTATTGCTGCTTTGAAAGATTATATTGAAAAAGGACGCAAAGGAAATCCTGAAGAAAAAACGCTTTTTTTGAATTTAAGAGGTAAAAAACTTACAAGACAAGGTTGTTGGAAAATAATAAGAGAATATACCGACAAAATAAATCCTGGTTTTCCTGTTACTCCTAATACTTTGCGCCAATCTTTTGCACAGCATATGTTAGAAAACGGTGCAGATGTGCGTGCTGTTCAAGAAATGTTAGGATATCAAACAGATTTCAATGCAAATTTAATTTCTTTGATGTCTAAGTCAAAAATAAAAGAAGTATATAATAAATTTCATCCAAGAGCGTAA
- a CDS encoding D-alanyl-D-alanine carboxypeptidase family protein: MFKRALIVVLTLIIMSSFVFNNSVYADNLNLKSKSAILIDANTGQILYEKDSHKILPPASVTKVMTLLLAIEAIDSGKIKITDKVVTSKHAYDMGGTQIYLEIGEEMTVDDLMKAIAMNSANDASVALAEYIAGTEENFVEMMNKRAKELGAKNTNFKNASGLPEEGHVTTVYDMAMISRELVKHQSIFKYLTNKLDSLRGGKFSLINTNKLLWRYKGADGIKTGSTSEALYCLTATAKRGDTRLIAVVFGAPDSETRFNETAKLLDYGFANYETLKVASKGQVFGNVRVLKGKQDTIAAISQQEEYVLIRKGESKNIKTEINLNKFIQAPVNKDKKIGTVKVLQDGKVIKTFDLYPQQEVLRSNLLENCKKIFKEWLKK; this comes from the coding sequence ATGTTTAAAAGGGCGTTAATTGTAGTACTTACCTTGATAATAATGAGTTCTTTTGTTTTTAATAACAGCGTTTATGCTGATAACTTAAATTTAAAATCTAAGTCTGCTATTTTAATAGATGCTAATACAGGACAAATTTTGTATGAAAAAGATAGCCACAAAATTTTGCCTCCTGCCAGTGTGACAAAAGTAATGACTCTTTTGTTGGCCATTGAAGCAATAGATTCCGGAAAAATCAAAATAACTGACAAGGTTGTAACAAGCAAGCACGCTTATGACATGGGAGGCACTCAAATATACTTAGAAATAGGAGAAGAGATGACAGTAGATGATTTGATGAAAGCGATAGCTATGAATTCTGCCAATGATGCATCAGTTGCATTAGCAGAGTATATCGCAGGTACAGAGGAAAACTTTGTGGAGATGATGAATAAAAGGGCAAAAGAGCTGGGAGCTAAAAACACAAACTTTAAAAATGCTTCAGGACTACCCGAGGAAGGTCATGTAACGACTGTTTATGATATGGCCATGATTTCCAGAGAGTTAGTAAAACACCAAAGTATTTTTAAATATTTGACCAATAAATTGGATTCTTTAAGAGGAGGAAAATTTAGCCTTATAAATACAAATAAATTGTTGTGGCGCTATAAAGGAGCTGATGGCATTAAAACAGGTTCTACTTCAGAAGCTTTGTATTGTCTCACAGCAACGGCAAAACGCGGAGATACGCGGTTAATAGCTGTGGTTTTTGGCGCACCTGATTCTGAGACAAGATTTAACGAAACAGCAAAACTATTAGATTACGGATTTGCAAATTATGAAACTTTAAAAGTAGCTTCTAAAGGACAGGTATTTGGGAATGTCAGAGTGTTAAAAGGCAAACAAGATACTATTGCTGCTATATCACAGCAAGAAGAATATGTGCTGATTAGAAAAGGAGAAAGCAAAAACATAAAGACTGAGATAAATTTGAATAAATTTATACAAGCTCCTGTAAACAAAGATAAAAAAATTGGAACAGTGAAAGTGTTACAAGACGGAAAAGTGATAAAAACCTTTGATTTATATCCTCAACAAGAAGTGTTAAGGTCTAATCTTTTGGAAAATTGTAAAAAAATATTTAAAGAGTGGCTAAAAAAATAG
- the spoIIAA gene encoding anti-sigma F factor antagonist, with protein MGIKFSKKEDSLIAKIEGELDHHVSENIKNAINEEYVKKSCRNLIFDLKNVNFMDSSGIGVIIGRYKKVKENNGKVAIVNANKQLHKLIEVSGLLRIVKCYNDIEEALKDM; from the coding sequence ATGGGTATAAAATTTTCTAAAAAAGAGGATTCGTTAATAGCAAAAATTGAAGGTGAATTAGACCACCATGTATCTGAAAATATAAAAAATGCTATCAATGAGGAATATGTAAAAAAATCCTGTAGAAATTTGATTTTTGATTTAAAAAATGTAAATTTTATGGATAGTTCCGGCATTGGTGTTATAATAGGAAGGTATAAAAAAGTTAAAGAAAACAATGGGAAAGTTGCTATTGTCAATGCTAATAAACAGTTACATAAGTTAATAGAGGTTTCAGGATTATTAAGAATAGTTAAGTGCTATAATGACATTGAGGAAGCTTTAAAGGATATGTAG
- the spoIIAB gene encoding anti-sigma F factor, with protein sequence MEYTNMMELKFLSKSQNESFARTVVAAFAAQLDPTIEEIADIKTAVSEAVTNCIIHGYENKIGIITLKAFISDHKIIIEVIDEGKGIEDVEKAMQPLFTSKLEEERAGMGFTVMQTFMDELEVESTPGKGTIVRMTKYIRPNK encoded by the coding sequence ATGGAATATACAAATATGATGGAATTAAAGTTTTTAAGCAAGTCGCAAAATGAATCTTTTGCAAGAACAGTAGTAGCGGCTTTTGCAGCACAATTAGATCCTACTATTGAGGAAATTGCGGATATAAAGACAGCTGTTTCAGAAGCAGTGACAAACTGTATAATTCATGGATATGAAAATAAAATTGGTATTATCACGTTAAAAGCTTTTATTTCTGACCACAAAATAATAATTGAAGTTATAGATGAGGGTAAAGGTATTGAGGATGTTGAAAAAGCTATGCAGCCTCTTTTTACCTCCAAATTGGAGGAAGAACGGGCAGGAATGGGCTTTACTGTAATGCAAACCTTTATGGATGAGTTAGAAGTTGAGTCAACTCCCGGAAAAGGGACTATTGTAAGGATGACTAAATACATTCGTCCTAACAAATGA